From Xiphophorus hellerii strain 12219 chromosome 6, Xiphophorus_hellerii-4.1, whole genome shotgun sequence, the proteins below share one genomic window:
- the tpm4b gene encoding tropomyosin 4b isoform X1: protein MEAIKKKMQMLKLDKENAIDRAEQAESDKKEAEDKSKQLEDELLALQKKLKGTEDELDKFSEALKDAQEKLELSEKKAADAEGEVASLNRRIQLVEEELDRAQERLSTALLKLEEAEKAADESERGMKVIENRAMKDEEKMEIQELQLKEAKHIAEEADRKYEEVARKLVILEGDLERAEERAELAELKCSDLEEELKNVTNNLKSLEAQSDKYSVKEDKYEEEIKILNDRLKEAETRAEFAERTVSKLEKTIDDLEENLSKAKEENLGMHQVLDQTLHELNSL, encoded by the exons ATGGAGGCCATCAAGAAGAAGATGCAGATGCTGAAGTTGGACAAGGAGAACGCCATCGACAGGGCAGAGCAGGCCGAGTCCGACAAGAAGGAGGCGGAAGATAAATCCAAGCAG CTGGAGGACGAGCTGCTCGCCCTGCAGAAGAAGCTGAAAGGAACAGAGGACGAGCTGGACAAGTTCTCCGAGGCGCTGAAGGACGCTCAGGAGAAGCTGGAACTGTCTGAGAAGAAGGCTGCAGAT GCTGAGGGCGAAGTGGCCTCTCTGAACCGACGCATCCAGctggtggaggaggagctggaccGAGCTCAGGAGAGGCTGTCCACGGCCCTGCTGAAGCTGGAGGAGGCCGAGAAGGCTGCGGACGAGAGCGAAAG AGGCATGAAGGTGATTGAGAACAGAGCCATGAAAGACGAGGAGAAGATGGAGATCCAGGAGCTGCAGCTCAAAGAGGCCAAACACATCGCAGAGGAGGCTGACCGAAAATATGAGGAG GTTGCTCGCAAACTGGTGATCCTCGAGGGCGACCTGGAGAGGGCAGAAGAGAGGGCAGAACTTGCTGAACT AAAGTGTAGTGATTTGGAGGAAGAGCTTAAAAACGTCACCAACAACCTCAAGTCTCTAGAGGCTCAGTCTGATAAG TATTCTGTGAAAGAAGACAAATACGAAGAGGAGATTAAAATCCTGAATGACAGACTCAAGGAG gcGGAAACCCGTGCAGAATTTGCAGAAAGGACGGTGTCAAAGCTTGAAAAGACCATAGACGACCTAGAAG AGAACCTGTCGAAGGCAAAGGAGGAAAACCTAGGAATGCACCAGGTTCTGGACCAAACACTGCATGAGCTCAacagcttgtaa
- the tpm4b gene encoding tropomyosin 4b isoform X2, with product MEAIKKKMQMLKLDKENAIDRAEQAESDKKEAEDKSKQLEDELLALQKKLKGTEDELDKFSEALKDAQEKLELSEKKAADAEGEVASLNRRIQLVEEELDRAQERLSTALLKLEEAEKAADESERGMKVIENRAMKDEEKMEIQELQLKEAKHIAEEADRKYEEVARKLVILEGDLERAEERAELAELKCSDLEEELKNVTNNLKSLEAQSDKYSVKEDKYEEEIKILNDRLKEAETRAEFAERTVSKLEKTIDDLEDELYTQKLKYKAISEELDHALNDMNTL from the exons ATGGAGGCCATCAAGAAGAAGATGCAGATGCTGAAGTTGGACAAGGAGAACGCCATCGACAGGGCAGAGCAGGCCGAGTCCGACAAGAAGGAGGCGGAAGATAAATCCAAGCAG CTGGAGGACGAGCTGCTCGCCCTGCAGAAGAAGCTGAAAGGAACAGAGGACGAGCTGGACAAGTTCTCCGAGGCGCTGAAGGACGCTCAGGAGAAGCTGGAACTGTCTGAGAAGAAGGCTGCAGAT GCTGAGGGCGAAGTGGCCTCTCTGAACCGACGCATCCAGctggtggaggaggagctggaccGAGCTCAGGAGAGGCTGTCCACGGCCCTGCTGAAGCTGGAGGAGGCCGAGAAGGCTGCGGACGAGAGCGAAAG AGGCATGAAGGTGATTGAGAACAGAGCCATGAAAGACGAGGAGAAGATGGAGATCCAGGAGCTGCAGCTCAAAGAGGCCAAACACATCGCAGAGGAGGCTGACCGAAAATATGAGGAG GTTGCTCGCAAACTGGTGATCCTCGAGGGCGACCTGGAGAGGGCAGAAGAGAGGGCAGAACTTGCTGAACT AAAGTGTAGTGATTTGGAGGAAGAGCTTAAAAACGTCACCAACAACCTCAAGTCTCTAGAGGCTCAGTCTGATAAG TATTCTGTGAAAGAAGACAAATACGAAGAGGAGATTAAAATCCTGAATGACAGACTCAAGGAG gcGGAAACCCGTGCAGAATTTGCAGAAAGGACGGTGTCAAAGCTTGAAAAGACCATAGACGACCTAGAAG ATGAGTTGTACACTCAGAAACTGAAATACAAGGCTATCAGCGAGGAGCTGGATCATGCCCTCAATGATATGAACACCTTGTGA
- the tpm4b gene encoding tropomyosin 4b isoform X3 yields the protein MEMVKKKIQALQQQVDEAEDRALAVQRELDTERELREKAEGEVASLNRRIQLVEEELDRAQERLSTALLKLEEAEKAADESERGMKVIENRAMKDEEKMEIQELQLKEAKHIAEEADRKYEEVARKLVILEGDLERAEERAELAELKCSDLEEELKNVTNNLKSLEAQSDKYSVKEDKYEEEIKILNDRLKEAETRAEFAERTVSKLEKTIDDLEENLSKAKEENLGMHQVLDQTLHELNSL from the exons ATGGAGATGGTAAAGAAGAAAATCCAGGCTCTGCAGCAGCAAGTTGATGAGGCAGAAGATCGCGCACTCGCAGTACAAAGGGAGTTGGATACAGAACGGGAACTGCGCGAAAAA GCTGAGGGCGAAGTGGCCTCTCTGAACCGACGCATCCAGctggtggaggaggagctggaccGAGCTCAGGAGAGGCTGTCCACGGCCCTGCTGAAGCTGGAGGAGGCCGAGAAGGCTGCGGACGAGAGCGAAAG AGGCATGAAGGTGATTGAGAACAGAGCCATGAAAGACGAGGAGAAGATGGAGATCCAGGAGCTGCAGCTCAAAGAGGCCAAACACATCGCAGAGGAGGCTGACCGAAAATATGAGGAG GTTGCTCGCAAACTGGTGATCCTCGAGGGCGACCTGGAGAGGGCAGAAGAGAGGGCAGAACTTGCTGAACT AAAGTGTAGTGATTTGGAGGAAGAGCTTAAAAACGTCACCAACAACCTCAAGTCTCTAGAGGCTCAGTCTGATAAG TATTCTGTGAAAGAAGACAAATACGAAGAGGAGATTAAAATCCTGAATGACAGACTCAAGGAG gcGGAAACCCGTGCAGAATTTGCAGAAAGGACGGTGTCAAAGCTTGAAAAGACCATAGACGACCTAGAAG AGAACCTGTCGAAGGCAAAGGAGGAAAACCTAGGAATGCACCAGGTTCTGGACCAAACACTGCATGAGCTCAacagcttgtaa
- the tpm4b gene encoding tropomyosin 4b isoform X4: MEMVKKKIQALQQQVDEAEDRALAVQRELDTERELREKAEGEVASLNRRIQLVEEELDRAQERLSTALLKLEEAEKAADESERGMKVIENRAMKDEEKMEIQELQLKEAKHIAEEADRKYEEVARKLVILEGDLERAEERAELAELKCSDLEEELKNVTNNLKSLEAQSDKYSVKEDKYEEEIKILNDRLKEAETRAEFAERTVSKLEKTIDDLEDELYTQKLKYKAISEELDHALNDMNTL, from the exons ATGGAGATGGTAAAGAAGAAAATCCAGGCTCTGCAGCAGCAAGTTGATGAGGCAGAAGATCGCGCACTCGCAGTACAAAGGGAGTTGGATACAGAACGGGAACTGCGCGAAAAA GCTGAGGGCGAAGTGGCCTCTCTGAACCGACGCATCCAGctggtggaggaggagctggaccGAGCTCAGGAGAGGCTGTCCACGGCCCTGCTGAAGCTGGAGGAGGCCGAGAAGGCTGCGGACGAGAGCGAAAG AGGCATGAAGGTGATTGAGAACAGAGCCATGAAAGACGAGGAGAAGATGGAGATCCAGGAGCTGCAGCTCAAAGAGGCCAAACACATCGCAGAGGAGGCTGACCGAAAATATGAGGAG GTTGCTCGCAAACTGGTGATCCTCGAGGGCGACCTGGAGAGGGCAGAAGAGAGGGCAGAACTTGCTGAACT AAAGTGTAGTGATTTGGAGGAAGAGCTTAAAAACGTCACCAACAACCTCAAGTCTCTAGAGGCTCAGTCTGATAAG TATTCTGTGAAAGAAGACAAATACGAAGAGGAGATTAAAATCCTGAATGACAGACTCAAGGAG gcGGAAACCCGTGCAGAATTTGCAGAAAGGACGGTGTCAAAGCTTGAAAAGACCATAGACGACCTAGAAG ATGAGTTGTACACTCAGAAACTGAAATACAAGGCTATCAGCGAGGAGCTGGATCATGCCCTCAATGATATGAACACCTTGTGA
- the LOC116721370 gene encoding ras-related protein Rab-8A → MAKTYDYLFKLLLIGDSGVGKTCVLFRFSEDAFNSTFISTIGIDFKIRTIELDGKKIKLQIWDTAGQERFRTITTAYYRGAMGIMLVYDITNEKSFDNIKNWIRNIEEHASSDVEKMVLGNKCDINDKRQVSKDRGEKLALEYGIKFMETSAKANINVENAFLTLARDIKSKMDTKMEGNAPQGSSHGVKISEPQKKTSFFRCSLL, encoded by the exons ATGGCGAAAACATACGACtatttgtttaaattactgCTAATCGGGGACTCTGGTGTCGGGAAGACCTGTGTCCTCTTCAGGTTTTCAGAAGACGCCTTCAACTCAACGTTTATCTCAACAATAG GTATTGATTTCAAGATTAGGACAATAGAGCTTGATGGCAAGAAGATAAAGTTACAGATATG GGACACAGCTGGTCAGGAACGTTTCAGAACAATCACAACAGCCTACTACAGAGGAGCAATG GGGATCATGCTTGTCTATGACATCACAAATGAGAAATCATTTGACAATATCAAGAACTGGATAAGGAACATAGAGGAA CATGCGTCATCTGATGTCGAGAAGATGGTTCTTGGCAATAAATGTGACATCAATGACAAGAGGCAGGTTTCCAAAGATAGGGGAGAGAAG cttgcACTAGAGTATGGGATCAAGTTCATGGAGACCAGTGCAAAGGCCAACATCAATGTGGAAAAT GCATTTTTGACTCTTGCCAGAGACATCAAATCAAAGATGGACACAAAAATG GAAGGTAACGCCCCTCAGGGCAGCAGTCATGGAGTCAAGATCTCCGAGCCACAGAAAAAGACCAGTTTCTTCCGCTGCAGCTTGCTCTGA
- the cib3 gene encoding calcium and integrin-binding family member 3, producing the protein MGNKQTIFTAQQLDAYQDCTYFTRKEILRLFYRYRDLAPQLVPLDYTSHPDVKLPYELIGSMPELKDNPFRQRIAEVFSEDGEGNMSLDNFLDMFSVLSEMAPRDLKAYYASNIHFNNDDFICKSDLEKTLNKLTRNELTEDEVKMVCEKVIDEADLDNDGRLSLEDFQHMINRAPDFLSTFHIRI; encoded by the exons ATGGGGAATAAACAAACCATCTTCACAGCGCAGCAGCTCGACGCATATCAG GACTGTACATATTTCACCAGAAAAGAAATTCTCAG ACTGTTCTACCGCTATCGGGATTTGGCACCGCAGCTCGTTCCTCTTGACTACACCAGCCACCCAGATGTGAAGTTACCATACGAGCTAATTGGCAGCATGCCGGAGCTGAAG GACAACCCATTTCGTCAAAGAATCGCTGAGGTTTTCTCTGAGGATGGAGAGGGAAACATGTCGTTGGACAACTTCTTGGACATGTTCTCAGTGCTCAGTGAGATGGCGCCTCGTGACCTAAAGGCCTACTATGCTTCAAATATAC aTTTCAACAACGATGATTTCATCTGCAAGTCGGACCTGGAGAAGACGCTGAACAAGCTGACCCGAAACGAGCTAACGGAGGACGAGGTGAAGATGGTGTGCGAGAAAGTGATCGATGAGGCAGATCTGGACAACGACGGACGTCTGTCGCTTGAGGATTTCCAGCACATGATTAACAGAGCTCCAGATTTCCTCAG CACCTTTCACATACGGATCTGA